The DNA region ATGACATCGCATCCTCAGAAAGAGAGGCAATCATCGGAGTAATCATAATTCCAATTACAATACCTGGACTTAATGCATTAAAGATTTCGAGACCAGGTATAAACTCACGTAAAATTGGAGTTACGAAGGTTAAGGCAAAAAAACCATAAACGATGGTTGGTATTCCTGCTAATACTTCTAATATCGGTTTAATAATTCTGCGAGATCTGTCAGATGCATATTCACTCAAATAAATGGCTGAAGTTAAACCAATCGGTACTGCTACGATAATGGCGATAAGGGTAACCTTCAACGTTCCCATTACTAATGGCAAAATTCCAAAAGTACCCTGGGTTTCAGAGAATGGATACCATTTTTTCGCAGTAAAAAATTCAATTATCGACACTTTATCAAAAAACAGAAATGTTTCAAAAACCAACGTTAGTACAATACCTACCGTTGTTAAAACAGAAACAGCCGCAGTGAGGAACAAGATAAAGGGCATGACTTTTTCTATGATTCCCGTTGCACTATTCTTTTTTTTCTTCTCTTCAATCATTTTCTGAACGGAAAAAGAATTCGGTTCTTGAGACTCCAAAATGAAAACTCCTTTCAACATGACAATAGTGAGAAGCACTTTAGCGCTTCCCACTTATGAATTTATTCTAATACTACTTAAGAGTTTCTAGTGTTTCAAGCTGCTTTGTATACTCTTCATCAGGTAATTTTACATATCCTACATCTTCAGATAATTCAGCTGCATTTTCTAGAACGAATTTTACGAAATCATAAACTTCCTCTTGATCTTTAACTGCAGAGTTTTTCACGTATGTGAATAATGGACGTGAAAGTGGAGCATATTCACCGGATTCAATTGTTTCATTATTCGGTTCAACCGCACCGTTTCCACCATCGATAGGAACAATTTTTAAAGTATCTTTATTTTCAGCATAGTAAGCATAGCCGAAATAGCCAATTGCATATTTTTCACCTTGAACACCTTGTACTAAAGTGTTGTCATCTTCAGAAAGAGTTGCCTTTTCAACAATAGGTTGTCCATCAAGAATTACTTCATCAAAGTAGTCGAAGGTTCCTGAATCGGTACCAGGGGAGAATAATTTAATTTCCTCTGCCGGCCAGTCTGGATTAATATCAGACCATTTTTTCACAGTACCATCTTCAGTCCAAATTTTCTTTAAATCATCAATCGATAATTGTTCAACCCAATCATTATCTTTATTTACAACAACTGAGAGGCCGTCATATGCTAATTTAATTTCAGTGTAATCAATACCTTTTTCTTTAAGACCAGCTTTTTCTTCGTCTTTAATTGGACGAGAAGCGTTACTTAATTCTGTTTCACCAGCGATGAATGCTTCAAAGCCGCCGCCTGTTCCAGAGGAACTAACAGAAACTTTTACATCAGGCTGTTTTGCGCCATACTCTTCAACAACCGCCTCCATGATTGGAAATACTGTAGATGAACCGTCTATTTTAATTTCGCCTTGCAGTTGCTTTGTTTCAGTGCCTTCAGAGCCAGTCTTTTCCTTGTTATCATCTTGAGCTCCGCATGCTGCTGTGAATGCTACCATTCCAGTCATCACTGCTGTAAGTGCTACTTTTTTAAAGCTTTTCATTTCTTTTATTCCCCCTAAGAGTGTATGTTTGTTTCGCTTTACAAATATAAGAATACCTCCTTGATGTAAACCCTGTTTGAACATCGTGTAAATTTAATGTAAAGATATATTGAGTTTGTGTAAAAACGAAATAAAAAATACACCTGCCTAAATTTAGACAGGTGCTTAGAGTAATTATTGGTTATCTTGGTTTTCTTGATTATCTTGGTTTTCTTGGTTTTCTTGCTCATTTTGTGCACTTTCAGCATTTTCACCCGTTTGCTCTGTATCATTGTCACTGCCCTTTTGTTCTTTAGGTTGCTTTTTTAATTCAAAGTAGGCATCGAGTGCCCTTTTCATGATCTCATGGTTGACGTCAGGACCACTGTTACCTTGATATGCCCACGGAACTAACACAGCTATGGCAACCTCTGGATTATCTAAAGGCGCATAAGCGATATCACTAAGATTCTTTACTTCAGGGGCCACTTTCCCAAATTTCTTGCGATCAGGACCATCATAAAATGCTTGAGCCGTTCCTGTTTTTCCAGCAGGATTATAGTCCGTGTTCCTAAAATAGCTGTACCCGGTTCCCCCCGGTTCCTGCAAAGCCATTCTAAAACCTTCCTGAACCCTGTCAATCCACTCATTCTTCCCATCAATTCGATTCAATACATTGGGTTTAATTTCTTGGATAATCGGACCCATTTCCTTACTATCCAATAATGGTTCCCGAATTTCCTTTACAATGTGGGGCTGTACTCGATATCCCCCGTTTGCTATCGTTGAAACATACTGTGCCAATTGCATTACTGTATAGGTATCATACTGACCGATGACAAGATCAAGTAATAAACCAGACTGCTTAATTGGACCAGTATAGCCCGTGCTTTCATTTGGCAAGTCAATTCCAGTCGTAGTGCCAAGACCAAACTGACTGAAAGATTGTCTTATCGTATCAAAAGTTGTCAAGTCTAATGGCAGTGGCTGATTTGGGGCGTAGCGCCCATCCGCCATTTCGATTACAGTCTTCCACATATAAACATTCGATGAAACCTGAAGTGCTCTAAGGTCATTTATTGGACCAAAGCTTCTCCATGAAGACTTTGGATTTGTACCTTTAATTAACAATGGTAGATCCACATGAACAGAACCTGGCTGAATAGCCCCAGAATTATATCCTGTTAATATCGTAGCTCCTTTTACGACAGAGCCAACAGTGTAAGATGTTGTAATATTACCTAGAGCAAAATCACGCATGACTTGTTTACCATCTTCATCCTTGGCAATTTGCTTCCCAGCCATTGATAAAATTTCACCTGTATTTGGATCCATCATCACCACGAAGGCGCGATCTAAAAGTTGTGACCTAGAGAATTTCTTTGCTTCCAATAATTCTTCTTCAATTATTTTTTCAACCTCAAGCTGGAGATCCATATCAATCGTTAGGATGAGGTCTTTTCCTCGCTGTCCTTCAGAGATGACTTCTGTAGATATGATATTTCCGCCTTTGTCGGTCACATTTTTCACTTTAGCTTTTTGCCCATGCAGAATATCTTCATATTGCATTTCAATATAACTTTTGCCAACTCGATCATTTAAACTGTATCCACGAGCTAGATACTCATCCAGTTTATCTTTTGGCAGCCCCTCTTCTGCAGAAGTTACATTTCCAAGTACAGATTTTAATGTATCTCCATAAGCATAATTTCGTTCCCAATCCGTGGTTGTATCTACACCTGGCAAATACTCTAAATTTTCGCTGACAACAGCAAATTCCTCTGTTGTCACATCTTTATTTTTTACAATTTGTTGGGTCAAGGCATATCCGCTGTTAAAATCACTATAAATGGCAACAATTTCGAGGTCTAAGCTCTTTAAATCATCCTCTGTAATTCTTTCAAGCTGCATACGGTAGATATCTTTATCATCTATTTCCTGTTGATCGTACTGAACCCATTCTTTTTCCGTTATCTTTTCTTTTGCCTTATCCGGTTTTGTTAAAAGCCAAAAGTCCTTTTTATCGCGTTCACGAACCTTTGATGTATCTTTAACAATTAATTTTGCTAATCGTTTTGCAGTCTCAAGCATTTCCTTTTGAGTTGTTGTTTGATATTTTGTATAGGTGATTGCATTTAGAGGTGTATTATCAACAATGCTTTTACCATTTCGATCAAACATTTTCCCTCTAGGCACCGGAGTATTAACTGTGATGTCTTCGGTTCTTTCTATTTCACGTTTAAAATCATCACCATAAACGATTTGGACAAGTCCAAGACGTAAAATTAGGACAGAAAAAAGCAAAAATACAACAAAAAACACCATGTTCAAACGGAAGGTAACATGTGCCTTCTTCTTTTTCTTTTTATTATTCAATTTATTTCTCACTCCCTGTCAAATTTGACATGATAAACTCTATTTTATAAGAAAACCACTCTTAATACTATCAGGAACACTTACCAATTTTACATACTTCGACAAAAGACCATGAAAACTACAGAAAAAAGGCGATGAGCAGTATTTCTACTCAACGCCTGATGTTACAGGGAAGCGAATTTTTCTAATAAATAGATAGATCACAGAATGTCCTGCACCAAGAAACAACAAGAGTATTGGAATGCCTTTTTCAGCATTAAACCATGTCACTGTTACTAAAAATATTAATATCGAGACAATTCTCCCGATATTTAAAAAGATTTCACGTACAACAATATACTCAATCCGCATTTCAGCTGCTTTCCAACCTGTTCCTATCACATCATATGTAGTTGATATATAGGGGACAAGCAACAATGGGTATGCAATGGCAATCATACCTGCATAAATTAATAATTTTACAAAACTTATTTCCCAAACAATTAATAGAACGGCACAATATAGGATGATTCCACCAATAAGGATGGCCTTTTTCCGATGTCTTTTTTTGATTAATCTTGATGCAAAATAATAGGCTATGAAGGAAATCCCTGAATTAATTAGACCAAAGGTTCCTAAAGCCATCTCACTGCCGGTGGATATATAAACGAAAACAGTAATCATAAATAGAAAGGTACCTTCACGAAGCCCTTGAAAAAAATGAGCATTTGTTATAAGTCGCCAATTATTATTATGTTTTCTTTCTTCAAGTATTCTTTTAAAGCAATACTTACCTTTTGCAGGTCGTGGCTTTAGCGAAAAACTCAAAAATACGGCAAGTGCAAACAAGGATAAAGATAAACCAAAAACAATTGAATAACCAGTAAACTTCGTAAATCGAGTAATAATGAAACCTGCGGAAAAGGGCCCAATCATTCCCCCAATGGAGGATAGTATCCCTAAGAAACCATTAAAGAAGTCCCTCGTTTCAGGTTCAGTTATTTCGAAAGTTAATACATTAAATGCGAGCCAGTAAAAACCGTAGCCAATCCCTAGTAGGGCACCTAATAGAAGTAAATAGGCTGCCGCATTTTTGCCAGTTATTAAAACCGTTAGGTAAAAAATTGCTAAAAAGCTAACACCGATCCTTAAGACAACAACCCGATCAATTTTCTTAGCCCATCTTCCTGCCAAGATAAAGGTCAACGGTTGTAATACAACAATTGACAGGTTATAGAGGGCAAGGTCAGTGTAATCCCCTGTTTGTTTCCATAAATAGATATTCACAAACGTATTTGATAGTGCGACACTTAGAGAATATAAACCTCCGATTATTAATAGTAAGGATAAATCTTTTGTTAATTCAACTTCACCTAAAATCCTTAATTTTTTTCCCATAAAAACTCCCCTTTTTTCATAAGGGTTAGTCTTTAACAAGCAAGTAAGTCTTATTCATTTCCCGAGCGAATTGAAAAGGACAGCTAGAAAAACTAGCTGTCCTTTTGCGTAAAATAATTTAATTACTTCGCAGCGCTGAAACGCTTTGAAACTTCATCCCAATTAACAACGTTCCAGAAAGAAGCAATATAATCTGGACGACGGTTTTGATAATTTAAGTAGTATGCATGCTCCCAAACATCAAGACCAAGAATAGGTGTTTTACCTTCCATTAATGGTGTGTCTTGGTTTGGTGTGCTAGTAACTTCTAACTCACCATTGTTTACAGCTAACCAAGCCCAACCAGAGCCGAAACGAGTAGTTGCAGCTTTTGCGAACTCTTCCTTAAAGCTTTCAAAGCTGCCGAATTTATTGCTGATTGCATCAGCTAATTCGCCAGTTGGAGCTCCTCCGCCATTTGGAGAAAGAATTTGCCAGAAAAGTGCATGGTTGGCATGACCGCCACCATTATTGCGAACCGCTGTACGAGCTGCTTCGGGAACAGCGTCTAAGTTTGCAACAACCTCTTCAACTGATTTAGAAAGTAATTCTTCATTACCTTGTAAAGCATTGTTTAAGTTAGTTACATATGTGTTGTGGTGTTTTGTGTGGTGAATATTCATCGTTTCTTTGTCAATGTGCGGCTCAAGTGCGTCATACGCGTAAGGTAATTCTGGTAATTCAAATGCCATTTTAATATTCCTCCTATGTAATAAAAAATTTTTCTCTTTAGTTTTGTCTAAAATTAAAACAATTTTAGAATATTCCTAAAGCTTCGTAGGTTAAGATTACCAAATAAAGTTATCCATTTCAATTAAAATGCTCATACCTAACAAAGTTACAATATCCTTTTTTAGAAAAAAAAATACATTGTTTAGACTTATTCTCATCAAATCAAAGTTTTCAAAAAGTTGTCAAAAATCAACAAAACGTATTCTGTCAACGATTTAAGTCATAGTTACGCCTTATAGATTCCATATATTGTAAACCACCTGTTGACATGATGTTGATTATTGATTTTAATCGAATTGTAAGGACAAAAGGGAGATGGTATGAATGCTTAGAAGCAGCTTTTCAATATACAGTTTATTATCTCAATTCTTCCAAGGGAAAGAGCAAATTCAAAAGGTGAAGGCTGGAACTGTTCTTTTTCAAGAGAGGGAACCTGTGGAATATGTTTACCTACTGCTAAGTGGAAGTGTTGCTCTCGGAAGAGTCCATTTGCGAGGAAAAGATTTTACCCTAAAAATATTCAATGATAGGGAACTAATCGTTGAGTATCAAGTATTTAAACAAAATCCCCATTTTCAGTTTTATGCAAAGACAGTTTCTGATTGTGAACTTGTCGCTATTAAAAAGGAACAATTTGAAGAATTTATCATAAATGACCCTGACGCAATGGCTGCTTTCGTTGCTTGGCTAAGTACTAGTTATGTAAAAGCACAAATGAAATGTCAAGACTTAATAATGAATGGAAAAAAAGGCGGATTATACTCCATCTTAATCCGACTTTCCCGTACCTATGGAGTAAGGACAGAAAGCGGCATTCTGATTGACTTACCCTTAACCCATCAGGAATTAGCCAATTTAACATACGGCACCAGGGAAGTTATCCAAAGGGCTTTAAAGGAACTTCGTGAAAAGGATGTCATTTCTTATGACCAGCAGAAATTAACAATAAAAAATATTAACTACTTAAAAAGTGAAGTCGACTGCCACAACTGCCCGTATGAAATATGTGGTGTTAACTAACTAAAATCCTCCTCAGGGAAAGAGGAGGATTTCCTAATGTATTGCTCTATTAAAAGT from Neobacillus sp. FSL H8-0543 includes:
- the pstC gene encoding phosphate ABC transporter permease subunit PstC — translated: MLKGVFILESQEPNSFSVQKMIEEKKKKNSATGIIEKVMPFILFLTAAVSVLTTVGIVLTLVFETFLFFDKVSIIEFFTAKKWYPFSETQGTFGILPLVMGTLKVTLIAIIVAVPIGLTSAIYLSEYASDRSRRIIKPILEVLAGIPTIVYGFFALTFVTPILREFIPGLEIFNALSPGIVIGIMITPMIASLSEDAMSSVPNAMREGALALGSTKFEVAIKVILPAAISGIIASIVLAISRAIGETMIVAVAGGSTPNLELNVTQSIQTMTAYIVQVSQGDAGYGTTIYYSIYAVGMTLFLFTLVMNLIAQYITRRYREEY
- a CDS encoding MFS transporter, yielding MGKKLRILGEVELTKDLSLLLIIGGLYSLSVALSNTFVNIYLWKQTGDYTDLALYNLSIVVLQPLTFILAGRWAKKIDRVVVLRIGVSFLAIFYLTVLITGKNAAAYLLLLGALLGIGYGFYWLAFNVLTFEITEPETRDFFNGFLGILSSIGGMIGPFSAGFIITRFTKFTGYSIVFGLSLSLFALAVFLSFSLKPRPAKGKYCFKRILEERKHNNNWRLITNAHFFQGLREGTFLFMITVFVYISTGSEMALGTFGLINSGISFIAYYFASRLIKKRHRKKAILIGGIILYCAVLLIVWEISFVKLLIYAGMIAIAYPLLLVPYISTTYDVIGTGWKAAEMRIEYIVVREIFLNIGRIVSILIFLVTVTWFNAEKGIPILLLFLGAGHSVIYLFIRKIRFPVTSGVE
- a CDS encoding PstS family phosphate ABC transporter substrate-binding protein codes for the protein MKSFKKVALTAVMTGMVAFTAACGAQDDNKEKTGSEGTETKQLQGEIKIDGSSTVFPIMEAVVEEYGAKQPDVKVSVSSSGTGGGFEAFIAGETELSNASRPIKDEEKAGLKEKGIDYTEIKLAYDGLSVVVNKDNDWVEQLSIDDLKKIWTEDGTVKKWSDINPDWPAEEIKLFSPGTDSGTFDYFDEVILDGQPIVEKATLSEDDNTLVQGVQGEKYAIGYFGYAYYAENKDTLKIVPIDGGNGAVEPNNETIESGEYAPLSRPLFTYVKNSAVKDQEEVYDFVKFVLENAAELSEDVGYVKLPDEEYTKQLETLETLK
- a CDS encoding superoxide dismutase, encoding MAFELPELPYAYDALEPHIDKETMNIHHTKHHNTYVTNLNNALQGNEELLSKSVEEVVANLDAVPEAARTAVRNNGGGHANHALFWQILSPNGGGAPTGELADAISNKFGSFESFKEEFAKAATTRFGSGWAWLAVNNGELEVTSTPNQDTPLMEGKTPILGLDVWEHAYYLNYQNRRPDYIASFWNVVNWDEVSKRFSAAK
- a CDS encoding penicillin-binding protein 2; its protein translation is MVFFVVFLLFSVLILRLGLVQIVYGDDFKREIERTEDITVNTPVPRGKMFDRNGKSIVDNTPLNAITYTKYQTTTQKEMLETAKRLAKLIVKDTSKVRERDKKDFWLLTKPDKAKEKITEKEWVQYDQQEIDDKDIYRMQLERITEDDLKSLDLEIVAIYSDFNSGYALTQQIVKNKDVTTEEFAVVSENLEYLPGVDTTTDWERNYAYGDTLKSVLGNVTSAEEGLPKDKLDEYLARGYSLNDRVGKSYIEMQYEDILHGQKAKVKNVTDKGGNIISTEVISEGQRGKDLILTIDMDLQLEVEKIIEEELLEAKKFSRSQLLDRAFVVMMDPNTGEILSMAGKQIAKDEDGKQVMRDFALGNITTSYTVGSVVKGATILTGYNSGAIQPGSVHVDLPLLIKGTNPKSSWRSFGPINDLRALQVSSNVYMWKTVIEMADGRYAPNQPLPLDLTTFDTIRQSFSQFGLGTTTGIDLPNESTGYTGPIKQSGLLLDLVIGQYDTYTVMQLAQYVSTIANGGYRVQPHIVKEIREPLLDSKEMGPIIQEIKPNVLNRIDGKNEWIDRVQEGFRMALQEPGGTGYSYFRNTDYNPAGKTGTAQAFYDGPDRKKFGKVAPEVKNLSDIAYAPLDNPEVAIAVLVPWAYQGNSGPDVNHEIMKRALDAYFELKKQPKEQKGSDNDTEQTGENAESAQNEQENQENQDNQENQDNQ
- a CDS encoding Crp/Fnr family transcriptional regulator, with translation MLRSSFSIYSLLSQFFQGKEQIQKVKAGTVLFQEREPVEYVYLLLSGSVALGRVHLRGKDFTLKIFNDRELIVEYQVFKQNPHFQFYAKTVSDCELVAIKKEQFEEFIINDPDAMAAFVAWLSTSYVKAQMKCQDLIMNGKKGGLYSILIRLSRTYGVRTESGILIDLPLTHQELANLTYGTREVIQRALKELREKDVISYDQQKLTIKNINYLKSEVDCHNCPYEICGVN